DNA from Synechococcales cyanobacterium T60_A2020_003:
CCATCGCCGCCAAGATCTGGACGCGGGTTAACGGTTCAAGGTTCGGGTCGGGAGACTGGGGCTGATTCACAAAACGTTCATCACAACTTACGACGAGGACAAGGGGCAGAGGGGCTTCACATCGGGGCGGAGAGCGGATGGATTGATGCCGGAGCGCAGTGCAACCAATACACCCAAGGCTTCTAAGTATGAGTTTACCTGTACAGCCTGAATTCCGAGGACATCGGGCGGGACTTCCATGGTCGTCGTATTTTCCCGAACCGTGATGATCTGGGTTCCGGGTTGTCCAGCCAGATTGAGTACAGCACTCCCTCCACAGGCGGATTCTGGAATGATCACGGCATCAATTTGATCCATCCAGATATCCAGAGGGTGCGATCGCCCTTGCTGCGCGGGTGTAATAAACCGAGGGGCACGACTGAGACCTGCCAGCACACAGGGAAGGAAAGTATAGCCTATCTCCTCGGCGGCTGAGCGGGGTGAGACCTCTGGATCTAATGGTAGCGGGTTGAGGGCAGGGGCGTGGGCGCAGGGAACCTGAAAGGTGCGGACAACAAGATGACTAATCACCGCTTCTGCCCCAGCAAGGGGATCCACGCCTTGCCCTTGGCGATACTGCTGCAACGCTTCACTGCCAAGATCGTCCGGAAAGCGGGCAACCACAGCGATCGTCTCTGCTCCTGCTTCGTGGATCAAACGCTCTGCCGCCCGGAGCAAGCTATCTGGATGGGTGATCGTGCCCCAGGTAGCACCCGATTTAGCCGTCTGCAATGTGACACCCAGGGGGTGATCCGTCACCACATAATCCGTGAGCTGGATTCCGAGAGTTGCTTGGGCGGCATCAGCGGCCTGACGGTGGCGTAACAGCAGATCGGGTTCAATGGCCTGGTCAAAAAGTAAGCCGACCCGGTTGGCATGGACAGGCCGCAGCCCCCAGTGTCCAGCCGCCAGTTGATCAAGTCCATACCCTTCAACGTAGAGGGTGTTGGGCAACGGCCAGTAGAGTTGTGCCCCGTTGAGAACGTTGGGATGGGTGATCACGCGATCGGCAACGTGGGCGATCGCCCGCGCCACAGGCAGCGCATCGCCCGCATACCCACCAATGGCAGCACCAATTCCGGTTGGCACAATCAAGACAACCGTTAAGGGGCGCGCATTGCAGGATAAGACAGGTTCACTCATGGTTTCTCCCTAACTTGCGATGCTGAGTCACGCCAATGTCCCGTCGTCGGAGGTCACGATCGCCTCGATATGAGCAACCTGAGCCTCCCGATCAACGGTCGTAATCGCCCAACGGAGGGGAATCCCGTACTGGGTTAACGATTGCTCAATGGCATGGCAAAGCAAGACCGTTGAACCCTGCAACGGGACTTGAAGCGCCAAAAATGACGTTCTCATGGTTTGGGTCTAGCGCTCAATCACAAAAGGACTACTGCTGAAACTGTCCGAACTGGAGGAAATACACCTCGTCCTCTTTGTCGGTTTCAATTTTTAGATCTGAGCGAGGATAGGCCGAACACAGCAGCACATATCCCTTGGCTTGCAATTCGGCGTTGATCCCCATGCTATCGGGCTGATCAACCTGACCCTCTTGAATTAATGCTGCACAAGTGGTGCAAACTCCGGCATTACAGGAGGAGGGAAGCTCCAGCCCCTGCTCTAGAGCAGCGGATAAAATTGTCTGATCCTCGGACACCGTGATTGTTTTCGATGTCCCACCGTGAAGAATTTCGACTTGGTACGTGTTAGGCATGGCTCAATTTAAAACGTCATCTCCTACTTCGACAGAGGAGTGACGATGACAAGGGCGATCGCTCCTGAGTCTAGGGGCACAAGCCCCCCTCAAAGCAATCAACCGTGTGGACAACTGTTGATTTATGCATCTTTCATTCTTTCACGAATAGTCGTGAATAGACTGCTGGTATCCATAGCTTTTTAAATGCATAAACGCTGCACGATAAACGCACAACGATTCCCATTAAATCCTTTAAAAACGCTCAGCTACCACAGAAGATCGCTCTCACCGCAGCAATCAACTCCGTTTTTGAGCTGTCCTCACTCGCAGGAACAGGTTTTCTAGGCAACTTCTGAAATTTGGGTAGCGTCATATCTAGAGATTTCAGCATTTAAAAGCGCTTCAAGCTCCGTGATTTGGCTGCCTGCAGCGACCAGATCCAAGACAAGTTCCTTCAGACGACTCCGAGCCGAATCCAGGTAGGCAAGCGCTTGATCCGGTCGCCCTGTCTCTAGGGCATAGGCGGCATCCTCAAGACAATCATGCAATACAACGAAGTTAAGAGTCTGGGACGTCATTGGAGTGTACCTAGGTTACACAATAAAACTGATTCAAACTTTAGCGTAACGAACCACACGCTGTAGGACTACAGTGCTTTTCGGGATCCCGAACCGAACAGAGACCCATTCCCTCGGTAAACATCGCCTGAAATGCGGAGACTCCGTGCAGGGTTTGTATCATTTGCTATAGTTTGAAGCTGGACATATTCAGTCTTCATCTGGATGCTGGCCTAGGAGGACGCGATCGCCCTCCAACCTATTCTTTCGTCAACCCGCCATGAGTGAGTCCAATCCCCGGAAATTAGCTGCCGACGTTCTGCGATCGGTGGAGAAAGGCGCGTTTGCAGACGTGGCGCTGGATCGAGCCTTACAGAGCCACCCATTCAGTGGGAGCGATCGCCGTTTAGTCACGGAATTGGTCTATGGCAGTCTCCGGCAGCAGCGAACGTTGGATGCGCTGATTAGCCAACTGGGTTCAAAACCTGCCGAGCACCAACCCCCCAACTTACGGTTAGTGTTG
Protein-coding regions in this window:
- a CDS encoding 2Fe-2S iron-sulfur cluster binding domain-containing protein, which produces MPNTYQVEILHGGTSKTITVSEDQTILSAALEQGLELPSSCNAGVCTTCAALIQEGQVDQPDSMGINAELQAKGYVLLCSAYPRSDLKIETDKEDEVYFLQFGQFQQ
- a CDS encoding DUF3326 domain-containing protein, translating into MSEPVLSCNARPLTVVLIVPTGIGAAIGGYAGDALPVARAIAHVADRVITHPNVLNGAQLYWPLPNTLYVEGYGLDQLAAGHWGLRPVHANRVGLLFDQAIEPDLLLRHRQAADAAQATLGIQLTDYVVTDHPLGVTLQTAKSGATWGTITHPDSLLRAAERLIHEAGAETIAVVARFPDDLGSEALQQYRQGQGVDPLAGAEAVISHLVVRTFQVPCAHAPALNPLPLDPEVSPRSAAEEIGYTFLPCVLAGLSRAPRFITPAQQGRSHPLDIWMDQIDAVIIPESACGGSAVLNLAGQPGTQIITVRENTTTMEVPPDVLGIQAVQVNSYLEALGVLVALRSGINPSALRPDVKPLCPLSSS